A genomic window from Dermacentor silvarum isolate Dsil-2018 chromosome 9, BIME_Dsil_1.4, whole genome shotgun sequence includes:
- the LOC119463527 gene encoding putative nuclease HARBI1, producing the protein MAACYDDSFSEFVDFVNRAKEMDNEAYSFVRPLQRNLRDRQNPMEFYSDQEFLARYRFSKATVLELLTMLPLHQNTDGRGCPVPPLLQLLVTLRFYGAGTFQIVSGDLVNVSQPTVSRVVTRVSKMIAATLFPALVKFPDAGKMHEVMHQFYIKAKFPRVTGCIDCTHVRIKSPGGDDAEVFRNRKGYFSFNVQDFWGTVPQEDVLNEESGNLGGTDFGMDARDCRRFTWK; encoded by the exons atggcggcgtgCTACGACGACAGCTTCAGCGAGTTCGTCGATTTTGTAAACCGTGCAAAAGAAATGGACAACGAAGCGTATAGTTTTGTGCGGCCGTTGCAGCGGAACCTTAGGGATCGCCAGAATCCCATGGAGTTTTACAGTGACCAGGAGTTTTTAGCCAGGTACCGCTTCTCAAAAGCTACTGTGCTCGAACTACTGACCATGTTGCCGCTGCATCAGAACACGGACGGACGTGGTTGCCCTGTGCCACCGCTGTTGCAACTGCTGGTGACACTTCGTTTCTACGGCGCGGGAACTTTTCAGATTGTCTCAGGCGACCTAGTTAATGTGTCGCAGCCAACCGTTTCCCGTGTTGTCACACGGGTGTCAAAAATGATTGCCGCAACGCTGTTCCCTGCGCTTGTGAAGTTCCCCGACGCGGGGAAAATGCATGAGGTCATGCACCAATTCTACATCAAGGCAAAGTTTCCGAGGGTGACTGGTTGCATTGATTGCACCCACGTGCGTATTAAAAGTCCAGGCGGAGACGACGCCGAGGTATTCCGCAACAGGAAAGGATATTTCTCCTTCAATGTGCAG gacttctggggcaccgtgccgCAGGAGGacgttctcaacgaagaatcgggca